The genomic interval GCACGTGATGTAAGGAGGACCGGGCACGAGTCTATATCAGGAACGTGCTCTTGCCATTGCATCTGTAGCATACTTTCACATCAGACTGTGTTGTCTTTGACCTCCCACTGCTACTACTTTGCATGATAAATGCCGTCTCGTGGTCTGTTGTTGATCCGTGTCTGCGCGTGTCTCCTCGCCGTTTCTTGTCTTGCAGATTCAAAAGCTTGCGCGATTCGTACCGCTTTCTCGAGTGTTAAGTCAGTTTCCGCCAGAACTTTCTGCTGTAGGGCTTCTACTCGTAATCCGCACACGAATTGGTCCCTCAACGCAACTGACTTGTCTCCGAACTCACAGTGTCTAGCTAGACGACGCAATTCTGACAAGAACACCGCAACAGTCTcaccttctttctgttgtctcttgtaaTAACGGAATCGCTCGGCTATGACAATCTTCTTTGGCTCGTAATGATTTCTCAGTTGCtgaatgatgtcatcaagCTCCAAATCTTGCGGTTGGCGAAGTCGTACCGAGGTCCGCAACAAACTGTAGGTCGATGCACCCACAGACGTTAGAAAGATTGCCTTCCTACGTGCTACGTGCTCGTCTCCTATCGGTACTGCGTTTGCCAGGCAGTAAAGCTCGAACCTTTCCTTGTATTCGTCGATGCTTTCTACCCCGGCTCGGAATTCGCACAACAACCCGTGTTTCAAATTCGCGGCTGCACTCGGCCATCTCTCGTCGCCACTGTTGTGTCGTTACCGACTATATGTtggttctattgcagctcgcttacagtgtGTACTCAATACTATACCAGACTACACACAGCTGGCTAACCACATGCCACAGTACTTTAGAGTGTCATATTCTATCagtatgctaatgagtactaGGGGTAGTCCAAagtcccttactctactacaaATCAGAAGATTCCTCGTCGTCTGAAACTGAGAGTTCCAAGGATGATCATGAAGACTAGAAACGGATCCTAGACGCACTCTTTCTTAGCTATCAGACACCCCAACTGGGAAGTTTATAttgggttactgttaacagcctgctagctataacaactatgtacttagctttatgcaattaaccctaatcccACCTTAGTGCCGCCTTTCCCCGCCccctaactcattaaaatacaggaaattggctctaCTTACTTCCGTTACGTCTCTGTAGCCCAgtggtgagtgtaattagatccggcaagtgaagagctttcgattgataccaCTATCCGCCCAGAGAGCAACACCTTTATTGCGCAAATGGCCAtattccaccagtctctctaatgcgtgaacgcacTCTAGAGTGTACCTGCGTCATAGATCCGGTTCCAACGTCTTCATCTTTCAAGTAGAATCCCTTCCCCTCGATAGCTTCTACAGGACCAGCAGCCTGAAAAGAAAACGTAATCAAAGTGATGTTACACTTGCAACTAGTTAGGGTACAAACCTCCGTCCAAGTGCCACACTTTCCAACGCATTGTTTGGGGCCAGGCCCTGTAGTTGGGAAAACGACAGGAAGCGATGAGGTTCAGTAGGAGTCGGACTTCACGCGAACTTACCACGGCATGTTCCTCCTGCACAGTCCACGTGACAGCAAGTGTCCGTCGTTAGATCATAGTGAAAGCCTAGATTTCAGCATCGACCAACATTGCAACGCATGTACTAGAGAAAACGGCTCAAATACTAACTTGCACAGTCTAGTCCATTAGGATTGATCAGATGAGAGTCACCCGCCGCATCGTAAACGGGCAGAAGGCAAGAGACAAGTATAAAAGCGAGACGTAGTTCTACGTCCGCCATTCGTCCGCCATTCGTTGGAAGGGCAGGCAATGAATAGGCAGTTTGCTACCCTAATCAATGTTTGCTtgttatttatctattttaaaattatagcGTTAATTAAATTCCTGCGGCTTGACtattgaaaatcatcaatatctctgctgactttcgcgatgatatcggtatcgttagaaaccgctaggtctggcatttctgtttatcaaattatctaagtctttcctacaaacgaaacggaagaatagtacttgtgcatatcaaacacaaacgagtggagcaatggctattatccaattatcttgtaagaccaacggatcagcaactgaaaccattcaagataattggtataacatggtccaactggagcagctcttagtgctctaatgagtaCACATGGTGTGACCTcgacttcattactcacttttGGGTTGACGCTTACGGAGAACAGACAGTAGAATAACTAGCTAAGGAGAGTTGTCTTCTAGGCGTTTCGTGCGATCCATGTCGGCTAAGGTATACGCAAGTTGGTGCCGTAGTTTGCAGTGTTTACTGTGTGCGCATGTATTCATCGCACCTGTTAGAAGCTAGACATCTGATACTGTTCACAGAGGACTGCAAaatacgtgcacacacgcacgcacacacacacacacacacacacacacacacacacacacacacacacacacgcacgcacacacacacactcgagCGAGTTACCTCTACATCTTTCAATAGTGCTAGTTTTCAACTTTATATTGTAACTACGCATGGTCACAAAACATAATCCAGTAGATCTTAGACTATAGCTGAAAACCTCGTTGGCGAGGAGTCTGTAGCTGGATATACGTATACAAATGTATGAAAGCTTTTCCTTCAAATCATGTAGAGACTTAgtctcgaatttccagaccagagagcgcgcgaactctagtctggaccaagtcccTAAAATGATTAAttcaatagcgatgctaaatggtgtctaacagcgtaggatcgtttacctagatcaacatatcatttgtaaatgccatgagctCTCACGAAGATAGAGActtctgccgtgtttgcggccaTATCTTGGTAGACAGCATGAAAGgaggactctttgattcttcggcagaccgctagctagtctagccgctcgactagcgagagtACTATGGCGCTttatgtgtgtcataattccgtcggctgggctgcgatatcatgcttccacaactaatttgcatctcagcccagccgacgacacgCATCAAGGGTGTCATAATTCTGGGCTGCGATATCGTATTGCATGCACGTTCTCCTCCTAGCCCAtggaccagttgtcaaaggtgatggtctggcgacgctgctgtgcgtGTCCTCTCAccacaagcttgaaaatatcgaagaactgaagctgaaactaaaactaagatgtgcgtgcagagtctaatcattgttctggcatgcagagtttAGTCATTATTCTGGCGTGCACTtcgccgcccacgaggatttcacacgcgcccaatcagtgctagtgcacttagcataaccaattattgctaagccaatcagaatttactacaaccgagattcgggttgtggaagctgattggcttagaagggctatttccgaaTCATTtcagagttcgcgcgctctagAGACTCTGGGCTATAGGGTATAGGGACCGGCCTTTAAGTTtcaaaactttaattaaaaagcGTAGCTTTcaagacaacaacatgcactAGGTACATCTTTCACAAAATCTGTTCGGAACCTCATGCAGCAATTATCTATAGATCAAACTTTGGTCTTCTAGTTAGTAATGCACACATGACACATACAGTAACCTAGTCACCTAGACAGCTACATACGTATACGTTTAGTGACTCATTGTGGGACTAGTTTGCTGTCTAGTACATgtataatttaaaataaatctTGGTATGGTAGCAAAAActataatttatttactatgTAATATACACACATGTTGTCATGTGGTTTTATTTAGATCTAGAGTTGCTATCACTCACTTTGAGCGCCATAGCGCCAGATTCTTACTTCATGGTTGTAGTCTACGTACTGATTGGCAACAATTACAAAGGTAAATTAAGGGTTTATGAATTCAAAGtgttattaagttaattaattaattattaattaattaacgatcTTGCTGTCTAGAAAGTGTTTGTA from Corticium candelabrum chromosome 14, ooCorCand1.1, whole genome shotgun sequence carries:
- the LOC134190370 gene encoding uncharacterized protein LOC134190370, giving the protein MADVELRLAFILVSCLLPVYDAAGDSHLINPNGLDCASFHYDLTTDTCCHVDCAGGTCRGPGPKQCVGKCGTWTEAAGPVEAIEGKGFYLKDEDVGTGSMTQVLLSGRIVVSIESSSLAGSNYTHHWATET